From a single Candidatus Dependentiae bacterium genomic region:
- the secD gene encoding protein translocase subunit SecD has protein sequence MNMSARRFLFSGLSFWIVFVAIGLYFIIPLRQKLRFGIDLVGGTYITMEVQTDKAVESELAETMQSLPMKLKAGEQSVPTAKTIEKNDIVLTFDSPAAAQAAATFLQNDSRRGRYYTYATNNNILRMQLTAHHAEQIKRDAVRSNIEVLRTRLDTLSVAEITIAAQGEKNIIVELPDVSDPQQAKAMIGKAAKLEFKLVEKIGNAPEDILYELDGVLPRDKEILAGRDEGRGKRYYLVSKYTDITGGSLREANASLGGQTGAEAVVSFKFNADGSEKFYALTSKNIGKQLAVVLDGIVITAPTIRDGIRGEGSISGTRSTQESQELALLLKSGAFVAPVTFEEERQIGPSLGAESIRQGVFSCLVGLGLLFIFSLLYYKVAGLLAFFALLYNLLLILVGMAWLRATLTLPGIAGMVLTIGMAIDASILIYEQIKDELAAGVTVRKAVDAGFSNAMVVILDANITTFIVGAVLYYFGTGPIQGFAVTMMLGIVSTLITGLFFLKSLFSFVLEFFNVQKLKI, from the coding sequence ATGAATATGTCAGCACGTAGATTTCTATTTTCCGGATTATCTTTCTGGATTGTCTTTGTTGCAATAGGTTTGTATTTTATTATACCATTACGTCAAAAATTACGTTTTGGTATTGATTTAGTTGGTGGTACCTACATCACTATGGAAGTACAGACTGATAAAGCGGTAGAGTCAGAGCTTGCTGAAACCATGCAATCATTACCTATGAAACTCAAGGCAGGGGAGCAATCAGTTCCTACCGCCAAAACAATAGAAAAAAATGATATCGTTCTTACCTTTGATTCTCCAGCAGCAGCACAAGCAGCAGCAACATTCTTGCAAAATGATTCACGCAGAGGACGTTACTATACCTATGCAACCAATAATAATATTTTGCGTATGCAACTGACGGCGCACCATGCTGAGCAGATCAAAAGAGATGCTGTACGAAGCAATATTGAAGTATTGCGCACACGTCTTGATACCTTAAGTGTTGCTGAAATCACCATTGCAGCGCAAGGTGAAAAAAATATCATTGTTGAACTGCCAGACGTTTCTGATCCTCAACAAGCAAAAGCAATGATTGGTAAAGCGGCAAAGCTTGAATTTAAATTAGTTGAAAAAATAGGTAATGCACCTGAAGATATTTTATATGAACTTGATGGTGTTTTGCCAAGAGATAAAGAAATTCTTGCAGGCAGAGACGAAGGCCGTGGCAAACGTTATTACCTCGTTTCAAAATATACTGATATTACGGGTGGCTCATTGAGAGAAGCAAATGCTTCACTTGGTGGTCAAACAGGTGCAGAAGCGGTAGTGAGCTTTAAATTTAACGCAGATGGAAGCGAAAAATTTTATGCATTAACCAGCAAAAACATTGGCAAGCAATTGGCTGTGGTATTAGATGGTATTGTTATTACTGCACCAACCATCAGAGATGGTATCCGTGGCGAAGGTTCTATCAGCGGGACACGCTCAACACAAGAATCTCAAGAATTAGCATTATTGCTTAAATCGGGCGCATTTGTGGCACCAGTTACGTTTGAAGAAGAACGTCAAATTGGACCATCACTTGGCGCAGAGTCGATTAGACAAGGTGTGTTCTCCTGTTTAGTTGGATTAGGATTGCTCTTCATATTTAGTTTATTGTATTACAAAGTTGCTGGTCTACTTGCATTCTTTGCATTATTGTACAACTTACTGCTCATCTTAGTTGGCATGGCATGGCTCAGAGCGACGTTAACGTTGCCTGGTATTGCCGGCATGGTGTTGACCATTGGTATGGCTATCGATGCATCCATTTTGATTTACGAGCAAATTAAAGATGAACTTGCAGCAGGTGTTACGGTTAGAAAAGCAGTTGATGCAGGATTTTCAAATGCGATGGTTGTAATTTTGGATGCTAATATTACGACGTTTATTGTCGGAGCTGTTCTTTATTACTTTGGCACAGGACCTATCCAAGGGTTTGCTGTCACCATGATGCTTGGTATCGTTTCTACCTTGATTACCGGGTTGTTCTTCCTGAAATCATTATTTAGCTTTGTTTTAGAATTTTTTAATGTACAAAAGCTAAAAATATAA
- the pgsA gene encoding CDP-diacylglycerol--glycerol-3-phosphate 3-phosphatidyltransferase: MAIVNFPTTLTLIRLVVSPLILPLLLVYFLPINHILINGILVLFFFALSLTDFFDGYLARKYGQETLLGAVLDPIADKFLVYSTLIGLLVVNKIYFFWVVLLIGREFFLMGLRQVALENNFSVPVSFLGKLKTATQIICLMFIIFNPYQTVGLGLSGVAWWNTAELILIVITVGISMLSALFYYQAFIGKFLAKHESDTIVKAHKS; the protein is encoded by the coding sequence ATGGCTATAGTGAATTTTCCTACAACATTAACCCTTATTCGTTTGGTAGTCTCTCCTTTAATTCTCCCTTTGTTACTCGTTTATTTTTTACCGATCAATCATATCTTGATTAACGGTATTCTTGTCTTATTTTTTTTCGCTTTGAGTTTAACCGATTTTTTTGATGGCTATTTGGCCCGCAAGTATGGTCAAGAAACCTTACTTGGTGCGGTGCTCGACCCTATAGCTGACAAGTTTTTGGTCTATTCAACCTTAATTGGGTTGCTTGTAGTAAACAAGATTTACTTTTTCTGGGTTGTGTTACTCATCGGGCGTGAATTTTTTTTGATGGGTTTACGTCAAGTAGCGCTCGAAAATAATTTTTCTGTTCCCGTATCTTTTTTAGGTAAATTAAAAACGGCGACACAAATTATCTGTCTCATGTTTATTATCTTCAATCCCTATCAAACAGTTGGTCTTGGACTAAGCGGTGTTGCATGGTGGAATACCGCAGAGCTTATTCTTATCGTGATAACCGTTGGTATATCAATGCTGTCAGCATTGTTTTATTATCAAGCCTTTATTGGAAAGTTTCTTGCCAAGCATGAGAGCGATACAATCGTTAAGGCACATAAATCATGA
- a CDS encoding glycerol-3-phosphate acyltransferase codes for MITIILVCIAAYLIGSLSTGFLIARACGVDDIRAHGSGGSGATNVARVLGVHYFLLIFFLDFFKAYAFLKVCFWYNISDYSLAAVAVSLLLGNGAPIFLKFRGGKGVSTTFGILAALMPCVAGGCIGIWVLVIALTRTSGKASLVSLSIMPLLAWLCGNSLLFILLTLFMTAWGFFLHRTNIVTYLSK; via the coding sequence ATGATCACTATTATTCTTGTCTGCATTGCTGCTTATCTTATCGGTTCATTGTCAACGGGGTTTCTTATTGCACGAGCTTGTGGCGTTGATGATATACGAGCTCACGGCTCTGGCGGTAGCGGTGCCACTAATGTTGCTCGTGTTCTTGGTGTTCATTATTTTCTCCTTATCTTTTTTTTAGATTTTTTTAAAGCGTATGCTTTTTTAAAAGTGTGCTTTTGGTATAACATTTCTGACTATTCACTGGCTGCTGTTGCGGTATCACTACTGCTTGGTAATGGTGCTCCTATTTTTTTAAAATTTCGTGGTGGCAAAGGTGTTTCTACAACCTTTGGTATTTTGGCTGCTTTAATGCCCTGTGTAGCTGGTGGCTGTATTGGCATATGGGTTTTGGTAATTGCTCTTACGCGTACGAGTGGCAAGGCGTCGCTTGTCTCCTTGTCTATTATGCCTTTGTTGGCCTGGCTTTGTGGTAACTCTCTTCTTTTTATACTACTCACGTTGTTTATGACTGCGTGGGGATTTTTTTTACATAGAACAAATATAGTTACCTATCTCTCTAAATAA
- a CDS encoding glycoside hydrolase family 1 protein — MKKIIGIVLVCTAIAAFGTELAWDWSTIDVDAVFFDKNFIFGSAVAEYQVSGAFNCPNANWALWDYAKDKHGNPRIHGGQRSGRACDFWHSFKEDIALLKHMKVKAFRFSVEWSIIEPQQGVIDKAAIAHYHELCDELLAAGIKPVVTLHHFTHPLWFEKLGAFELEENIPYFVDFARLMVQELGSKVMLWATFNEPGVYVFQGYIRGVWPPGKIGINRAGKVLYNMMCAHVKAYKAIKNLPGGDTTQVGLVHSVTQFDPYNDDSVIEKTLCYYINHMFHDVITEFFAQGVFSFHVPVLASLDYVNSDAVCSLDFLGINYYSHVLLRVELGFNTMAGQAYRSHEIKTDMPYCIYAEGLYRAIKDVSERITVPQNIPMYITENGIADSKDDRRELFIKRYLYALSRAIQDGYDVRGYFYWSLLDNFEWSEGYTQKFGLYDVDMATQQRTLREGSKALLKVINSTYQKS; from the coding sequence ATGAAAAAAATAATCGGTATAGTTTTAGTATGTACTGCGATTGCGGCCTTCGGTACGGAACTGGCTTGGGACTGGTCAACAATTGATGTTGATGCGGTTTTTTTTGATAAAAATTTTATATTTGGTAGCGCCGTTGCAGAATACCAAGTATCTGGCGCGTTTAATTGTCCCAATGCTAACTGGGCTTTATGGGATTATGCAAAAGACAAGCATGGTAACCCCCGAATTCACGGTGGTCAGCGTTCTGGTCGTGCTTGTGATTTTTGGCATTCCTTTAAAGAAGATATTGCGTTACTCAAACACATGAAGGTAAAAGCATTTAGATTTTCGGTTGAGTGGAGCATTATTGAACCGCAACAGGGCGTGATTGATAAAGCAGCAATTGCTCATTATCACGAACTGTGCGATGAGTTACTCGCTGCCGGTATCAAGCCAGTGGTCACGCTGCATCATTTTACTCATCCTTTGTGGTTTGAAAAGCTCGGTGCCTTTGAGTTGGAAGAAAATATTCCTTACTTTGTTGATTTTGCACGCTTGATGGTTCAAGAACTCGGCAGTAAAGTTATGTTGTGGGCAACCTTTAATGAGCCCGGTGTTTATGTGTTTCAAGGATATATACGTGGTGTATGGCCTCCGGGAAAAATTGGCATTAACCGTGCTGGTAAAGTATTATACAACATGATGTGTGCGCATGTTAAGGCCTATAAGGCAATCAAGAATCTGCCTGGTGGCGATACTACTCAAGTGGGCTTGGTGCATAGCGTAACGCAGTTTGATCCGTACAATGATGATAGCGTGATCGAAAAGACGTTATGTTATTATATCAATCATATGTTTCATGATGTGATCACAGAATTTTTTGCACAAGGTGTATTTAGTTTTCATGTGCCAGTACTTGCCTCACTTGACTATGTAAATTCTGATGCAGTATGTTCACTCGATTTTTTGGGTATCAATTATTATTCCCATGTTTTGCTGCGTGTAGAGTTGGGATTTAATACCATGGCCGGTCAAGCTTACAGATCACATGAGATCAAAACTGACATGCCCTACTGCATTTACGCAGAAGGGTTGTATCGTGCCATTAAGGATGTTTCAGAGCGTATAACGGTTCCACAAAATATTCCTATGTATATCACCGAGAATGGTATTGCCGATAGCAAGGACGATCGACGCGAACTTTTTATTAAGCGCTATCTCTATGCATTAAGCCGTGCTATTCAAGACGGGTATGATGTGCGCGGTTATTTTTATTGGTCATTGCTTGATAATTTTGAATGGTCCGAAGGGTACACGCAAAAGTTTGGGTTGTATGATGTTGATATGGCAACACAACAGCGCACCTTGCGTGAAGGCTCAAAGGCATTGTTGAAGGTTATCAATTCAACGTACCAAAAATCATAG
- a CDS encoding ATP-dependent DNA ligase translates to MRTIKLFIFFLSASFFLVHLAIKITHCTKVTTMHFNEVGKAFSVIEATSGRLEMTKLLADLLSKATSSEAAIICNISLGQLNAPHIGTQFNMAEKSVAKAIADLMDLSDATIMAHAKKLGDLGLVLDEGSWQSKDTLTVHHVYAALHAIEQHGGTGSQEDKIQQLRTLLSELDPVSAKYVVRIIIGKLRLGFSDMTIIDALSWMVAGDKSLRGAIEDAYNICADIGTIASVLKQDGIQAIKNMKIHMGIPIRPAAAERLPTAKAIIEKIGHCVAQPKLDGFRLQIHVDKTHKAPRIHFYSRNLQDMSAMFPDIKQAIADLDVQELICEGEAIVYDQHTGSFLPFQETVKRKRKHGIEEAMTEYPLRVFIFDLLYLDGQEYMTKTHEERRTKLLNVFKSFNNDAVQVIEEKEMHTAQELEHYFTQNIASGLEGLVVKKNDSVYQPGKRNFNWIKLKRQEEGHLEDTLDCVILGYYAGEGKRASFGIGAFLVGVYNKREDRFETVAKIGTGLKDHDWIELRKKCDAHKVFSKPKNVVCAKDLEPDVWVAPEMVVLIRADEITMSPVHAAGKTADSLGYALRFPRIMGYRLDKSPQEATTIEEIKHLYDDQFKRD, encoded by the coding sequence ATGCGTACCATTAAACTTTTTATCTTTTTCTTGAGTGCTTCGTTTTTTCTTGTACATTTAGCTATAAAAATTACCCATTGCACAAAGGTTACCACCATGCATTTTAACGAAGTTGGAAAAGCATTTTCTGTCATAGAAGCAACAAGCGGTCGTTTGGAAATGACAAAATTGCTTGCAGACTTGCTATCTAAAGCGACATCATCAGAAGCTGCTATTATTTGTAATATTTCCCTCGGTCAGCTTAATGCACCGCATATTGGTACGCAATTTAATATGGCAGAAAAAAGTGTGGCAAAAGCTATTGCAGATTTAATGGATCTTTCTGATGCAACGATCATGGCCCATGCCAAAAAGTTGGGCGACCTAGGATTAGTCTTGGACGAAGGTAGCTGGCAATCAAAAGATACCTTAACGGTGCATCACGTGTATGCAGCATTGCATGCGATTGAACAGCATGGCGGTACTGGTTCTCAAGAAGACAAAATTCAGCAGTTGCGCACCTTGTTGTCGGAGCTTGATCCGGTCTCGGCTAAATATGTAGTACGTATTATTATCGGCAAATTGCGTCTTGGTTTTTCTGATATGACCATTATCGATGCGCTTTCTTGGATGGTAGCGGGTGACAAGTCGTTGCGTGGTGCTATCGAAGACGCGTATAACATATGTGCTGACATTGGTACCATCGCATCAGTTCTCAAACAAGATGGCATACAAGCTATCAAAAATATGAAAATTCATATGGGTATTCCGATCCGTCCTGCAGCTGCAGAACGTCTTCCAACCGCCAAAGCAATTATTGAAAAAATTGGTCACTGTGTTGCACAACCAAAGTTAGATGGCTTCCGTTTGCAAATTCATGTTGATAAAACACATAAAGCACCAAGAATTCATTTTTATTCACGTAACTTACAAGATATGTCGGCGATGTTTCCTGACATTAAGCAAGCTATTGCTGACCTTGATGTACAAGAACTTATTTGCGAGGGCGAAGCAATTGTATACGATCAACACACCGGCAGCTTTTTACCATTCCAAGAAACAGTAAAACGTAAAAGGAAACATGGCATAGAAGAAGCTATGACAGAATATCCTCTGCGTGTTTTTATTTTTGATCTTCTTTATTTAGATGGTCAGGAATATATGACTAAAACACACGAAGAGCGCCGTACAAAATTGCTTAACGTATTTAAAAGCTTTAATAATGATGCGGTCCAAGTAATTGAAGAAAAAGAAATGCATACGGCACAAGAACTTGAACATTATTTTACGCAAAACATAGCATCGGGTCTTGAAGGCTTGGTGGTAAAGAAAAATGATTCGGTCTATCAACCGGGCAAACGTAACTTCAATTGGATTAAACTAAAGCGCCAAGAAGAAGGGCATCTAGAAGATACTCTTGATTGCGTCATTCTGGGATATTATGCGGGTGAAGGCAAACGAGCTTCATTTGGTATTGGAGCGTTTCTTGTGGGCGTTTATAATAAACGAGAAGATCGTTTTGAGACCGTGGCCAAAATTGGTACGGGGCTTAAAGACCATGATTGGATAGAACTCAGAAAAAAATGTGATGCACATAAAGTTTTCAGCAAACCAAAAAATGTCGTGTGCGCTAAAGATTTAGAACCAGATGTGTGGGTTGCTCCCGAGATGGTTGTATTGATTCGTGCCGACGAAATTACGATGTCTCCGGTGCATGCAGCAGGCAAGACAGCCGACTCCTTGGGCTACGCTCTCAGGTTTCCAAGAATTATGGGCTATCGTCTAGATAAATCACCACAAGAAGCAACAACTATTGAGGAAATTAAGCATTTATATGACGATCAGTTCAAACGTGATTAG
- a CDS encoding orotidine 5'-phosphate decarboxylase has protein sequence MKLQISFDMPDLDKALAIATLVAPHADVLEVGTLLIYLHGVKAVTAFKNAFPKKTILADCKIADRAKEAVTHFAQAGADWVTVMAGTGKDVIHAACSTAENLNIKVMLDLIDASSLGQSALEAKNLGVNALLFHQPYDEQESLTFLDKWDMIKGNTDVPVFISAKIRRDTIEEIINIKPYGLAIGKSIVEAENPAQEAQYFYDLCSKN, from the coding sequence ATGAAATTACAAATATCATTCGACATGCCTGATCTAGACAAAGCTTTAGCCATTGCCACACTGGTTGCTCCGCACGCCGATGTCCTAGAAGTAGGCACCCTGCTTATTTATCTCCACGGCGTCAAAGCAGTTACCGCATTCAAAAATGCATTTCCTAAAAAAACTATACTGGCTGACTGCAAAATTGCTGATCGCGCCAAAGAAGCCGTCACCCACTTTGCTCAAGCTGGCGCTGATTGGGTAACCGTAATGGCTGGTACGGGTAAAGATGTGATTCATGCTGCGTGTTCAACAGCAGAAAACCTTAATATAAAAGTTATGCTCGACCTGATTGACGCAAGTTCCCTTGGCCAATCAGCACTCGAAGCAAAAAATCTTGGTGTCAACGCTTTGTTGTTCCACCAACCGTACGATGAGCAAGAATCGCTCACCTTTTTGGATAAATGGGACATGATCAAAGGTAACACCGATGTGCCCGTCTTCATTTCAGCAAAAATTCGTCGAGACACTATCGAAGAAATTATAAACATAAAGCCGTATGGACTGGCTATCGGAAAAAGCATTGTTGAAGCAGAAAATCCTGCTCAAGAAGCGCAGTATTTTTATGATCTTTGTTCAAAAAATTAA
- the rsmG gene encoding 16S rRNA (guanine(527)-N(7))-methyltransferase RsmG, translating to MSIAEKFGQNADTLWQTFITKEKLTAVQAGQFERYLEMLQEWNENINLTRIIDIEDIIPYHFQDSMRVAKYVDFSKVRGVCDIGSGAGFPGIPLKILFPDVPFILLEVNNKKVAFLEAVIAELGLTDCTVSPLDWRTFLRQTTHTIDLFVTRASLQLEQLVKVFKPSCHYKDAQLIYWASKKWKPGTQEKAYLVKEQDYTVGTQLREYAFFSGKKA from the coding sequence TTGTCTATTGCAGAAAAATTTGGTCAAAATGCCGATACTCTATGGCAAACATTTATTACTAAAGAAAAGTTAACCGCGGTTCAAGCTGGACAGTTTGAGCGTTATCTGGAAATGTTGCAGGAATGGAATGAGAATATCAATCTAACCCGTATCATCGATATTGAGGATATTATTCCTTACCATTTTCAGGATTCCATGCGCGTCGCTAAATATGTTGATTTTAGTAAAGTGCGTGGCGTATGTGATATTGGTTCTGGTGCAGGGTTTCCTGGTATTCCCTTAAAAATTTTATTTCCCGATGTGCCGTTTATATTACTTGAAGTAAATAACAAAAAAGTCGCTTTCCTCGAGGCAGTTATAGCCGAACTTGGTCTTACCGATTGTACGGTTAGTCCTCTTGATTGGCGAACCTTCTTACGACAAACCACCCACACTATAGATCTTTTTGTTACTCGCGCATCACTGCAGCTTGAGCAACTGGTCAAAGTATTCAAGCCGAGCTGTCACTATAAAGATGCTCAGCTCATTTATTGGGCATCAAAGAAGTGGAAGCCTGGTACACAGGAAAAAGCTTATTTGGTTAAGGAACAAGACTATACCGTCGGCACTCAACTCCGTGAATATGCTTTCTTCAGTGGCAAAAAAGCTTAA
- a CDS encoding MATE family efflux transporter produces the protein MKKGLIASYFSGITDATQGESYWNIIRYALPEFVTALLLYSVPIWIEANFISYLKDTPTFATLGATNNLMHFLIKIGEGVSVGTLVLAGQFNGKADYQEAGRSVRDAFWITCVSGVMVAGSLYLGAYWIYSWLGVPTEIIGLGVPFLRIRAIGVFFMFIYLALVGFVRGIKNTRVPMYVSVLGVFVVISLDYLLIFGKFGFPAMGLHGSALAAVMQYLVMSVAVLVYILWHPDNRKYAVDLFSVFRSRTHMKELLILSWPVMLDKATLAAAYIWLLKMVGPMGSCMVATFCVIKDMERVALTPALAFASVITFLVSNDFGAKNWDAVKVNIKKTVFLASICVMGIFVVFAVMPTYFIGFFDKKGEFTLLAARAFPILSILSFCDLLQVVLSGAIRGTGNVKMVMMVRLLVCGCIFTPLSYALTFLVMDDPLLKFILIYGTFYVCNGLMSVIYINYFRSDRWKKSVV, from the coding sequence ATGAAAAAAGGACTCATCGCAAGTTATTTTTCGGGGATTACCGATGCTACTCAAGGTGAAAGTTATTGGAATATTATTCGGTATGCTTTGCCAGAATTTGTTACCGCTTTGCTGCTTTATTCTGTGCCTATTTGGATTGAGGCTAACTTTATCAGTTATTTAAAAGATACGCCGACATTTGCTACCCTTGGGGCTACTAACAATCTTATGCATTTTTTAATTAAAATCGGCGAAGGTGTTTCTGTTGGGACCTTGGTGTTAGCCGGCCAATTTAATGGTAAGGCGGATTATCAGGAAGCTGGACGCTCAGTGCGCGATGCGTTTTGGATTACGTGTGTTTCTGGGGTAATGGTTGCAGGTAGTTTATATCTTGGCGCCTATTGGATTTATAGTTGGCTTGGCGTTCCTACAGAAATTATTGGTCTTGGCGTTCCTTTTTTACGAATTCGGGCCATAGGTGTTTTCTTTATGTTTATATACTTGGCCTTGGTTGGTTTTGTACGTGGTATAAAAAACACAAGAGTACCAATGTATGTCAGCGTGCTTGGTGTATTTGTTGTTATATCGTTGGATTATCTTCTGATCTTTGGAAAATTTGGCTTTCCTGCCATGGGATTGCACGGCTCTGCGCTTGCAGCAGTTATGCAATATTTGGTTATGTCGGTTGCTGTTCTTGTTTATATTCTTTGGCATCCAGATAATCGTAAGTATGCCGTAGATCTTTTTTCAGTATTCCGCTCACGCACCCATATGAAAGAGCTTCTTATTCTCAGTTGGCCTGTGATGCTTGATAAAGCTACGCTTGCTGCGGCATATATTTGGCTTTTGAAAATGGTTGGTCCTATGGGCAGTTGTATGGTTGCCACATTCTGTGTTATTAAAGATATGGAGCGTGTAGCATTAACGCCAGCTCTTGCGTTTGCTTCGGTTATTACTTTTTTGGTAAGTAATGATTTTGGTGCCAAAAATTGGGATGCTGTAAAAGTTAATATAAAAAAGACAGTCTTTTTGGCTTCAATTTGTGTAATGGGTATTTTTGTAGTATTTGCTGTTATGCCAACTTACTTTATAGGTTTTTTTGATAAGAAAGGCGAGTTCACGCTATTGGCTGCTCGAGCGTTCCCTATCCTGAGCATATTATCATTCTGCGATCTTCTTCAAGTGGTGTTGTCCGGTGCCATACGTGGTACAGGGAATGTAAAAATGGTTATGATGGTGCGACTATTAGTGTGTGGGTGTATTTTTACGCCATTGTCCTACGCCTTGACGTTTTTGGTAATGGACGATCCGCTGCTGAAATTTATTCTAATCTATGGTACATTTTATGTGTGTAATGGCTTAATGAGTGTTATTTATATCAATTATTTCCGCTCTGACCGGTGGAAAAAGAGTGTTGTCTAG
- the gatC gene encoding Asp-tRNA(Asn)/Glu-tRNA(Gln) amidotransferase subunit GatC translates to MTKITKEDVIKIAHMSNIKVHDNELDQLANQLQQVLSYAACVQEIAVDVQVSERKNINVLRDDVVVKTDSEIILACAPESEGHYFVVPAILDSTK, encoded by the coding sequence ATGACAAAAATTACTAAAGAAGATGTTATAAAAATTGCTCACATGTCTAATATCAAGGTGCATGATAATGAACTTGATCAGTTAGCTAATCAACTTCAACAGGTATTGAGCTACGCTGCATGCGTGCAGGAAATCGCCGTTGATGTTCAGGTTTCTGAACGTAAAAACATCAATGTATTGCGCGATGATGTTGTGGTGAAAACTGATTCAGAAATTATTCTGGCATGCGCACCCGAATCAGAAGGCCATTACTTTGTTGTTCCTGCTATTTTAGACAGCACCAAATAA
- the gatA gene encoding Asp-tRNA(Asn)/Glu-tRNA(Gln) amidotransferase subunit GatA, whose translation MKTTMDTLAFATIKELRTLLADREISSQELLESCIKRFSVHDGDLQSALEIFETNSILERSQKQGMLFGIPGILKDNISQEGRTLTCASKILEGFNAAYDATATARLKKEGALILGRANMDEFAMGSSGETSAYQKTKNPWDSSRVPGGSSSGSIAAVAAGLVPWALGSETGGSVRLPAAFCGIVGSKPTYGLVSRSGLVAYASSLDQIGVVTRTVYDNAVVLSAIAGHDPKDSSSLAVEKKDYTQSLDGKIPANLRIGIVENALYAPGMNSEVVVAIEEAIKVLEGLGAKTRRIKLSTMDYSAATYFILSRAEAASNLARFDGVRYGLRDKKAATLTDMYCNTRHDGFGAEVKARILIGNYVLSAGYADAYYEKAKKVQRMMCKEFTEMFNEVDLLVMPTHPEPAFKFGAFDTDKLAMDLQDYFTCAMNLVGIPALNVPCGFTQSNLPIGFQFAGPHLSDELILQVAHAYEQATPWHTMHPKGF comes from the coding sequence ATGAAAACAACTATGGACACGTTGGCATTTGCAACTATTAAAGAACTACGCACCTTACTTGCCGACAGAGAAATTTCATCTCAAGAATTACTCGAATCATGCATCAAACGTTTTAGCGTGCATGATGGTGACCTCCAATCAGCATTAGAAATTTTCGAAACTAACTCCATTCTCGAGCGCTCACAAAAACAAGGCATGCTCTTTGGTATTCCAGGGATCTTAAAAGATAATATTTCCCAAGAAGGCCGCACCTTGACCTGTGCCTCAAAAATCTTAGAAGGTTTCAACGCAGCATACGATGCAACGGCTACCGCACGTCTCAAAAAAGAGGGCGCATTGATTCTTGGCCGTGCCAACATGGACGAATTTGCCATGGGAAGTTCTGGCGAAACCTCAGCGTATCAAAAAACCAAAAATCCTTGGGATTCTTCCCGTGTACCTGGTGGTTCAAGTAGTGGGTCTATTGCTGCTGTTGCAGCCGGACTTGTTCCTTGGGCTTTGGGTAGCGAAACCGGTGGTTCTGTTCGTTTGCCAGCAGCGTTTTGTGGCATTGTGGGTTCTAAGCCTACTTATGGCTTGGTCTCTCGTTCTGGCCTTGTTGCCTACGCTTCATCGCTTGACCAAATTGGTGTAGTGACCCGTACGGTGTACGATAACGCTGTAGTGCTTTCTGCTATTGCCGGACACGATCCAAAAGATTCTTCATCATTAGCGGTAGAAAAAAAAGATTACACTCAAAGTTTGGATGGCAAAATTCCCGCCAATCTCCGTATTGGTATTGTGGAAAACGCTTTATATGCACCGGGCATGAATAGTGAAGTTGTTGTAGCGATTGAAGAAGCTATTAAAGTTCTAGAAGGTTTGGGTGCAAAGACACGTCGCATTAAACTTTCTACCATGGACTATAGCGCTGCTACCTACTTTATTTTAAGCCGTGCTGAAGCAGCATCCAACTTAGCTCGTTTTGACGGGGTTCGTTATGGCCTCCGTGACAAAAAAGCGGCAACCTTAACTGATATGTATTGCAACACGCGTCACGATGGTTTTGGCGCTGAAGTTAAAGCCCGTATTTTGATTGGTAACTATGTTCTTTCAGCTGGTTATGCCGATGCGTATTATGAAAAAGCTAAAAAAGTACAACGTATGATGTGCAAAGAATTTACTGAGATGTTCAACGAGGTTGATCTGTTGGTAATGCCTACTCATCCTGAACCAGCATTTAAGTTTGGTGCGTTTGACACTGATAAGTTAGCAATGGATTTGCAAGATTATTTCACCTGCGCTATGAATTTGGTGGGTATTCCTGCTCTTAACGTGCCATGCGGCTTTACGCAGTCTAACTTGCCTATTGGCTTCCAATTTGCGGGCCCTCACCTTTCTGATGAGTTGATTCTGCAAGTTGCCCATGCTTATGAGCAAGCGACTCCATGGCATACGATGCATCCAAAAGGTTTCTAG